The Cloacibacillus sp. genome window below encodes:
- a CDS encoding ATP-binding cassette domain-containing protein — MALLICDGLSVSFEGREAVSCVNFALPFGAYLAILGQNGSGKSTLLRAILGLVKPSAGSVRFGDGLSPRDIGYVPQLQAPKRDFPASVFEVTLSGRLGRLGLRPFYGAADRAAADLNLERMGVLPLRAKAFRDLSGGQQ; from the coding sequence ATGGCTCTCCTCATCTGCGACGGGCTTTCCGTCAGTTTCGAGGGCCGCGAGGCCGTATCCTGCGTCAATTTCGCTCTGCCCTTCGGTGCCTATCTTGCGATACTTGGACAAAACGGCTCCGGCAAGAGCACGCTGCTGCGCGCGATACTGGGGCTGGTAAAGCCGAGCGCTGGCAGCGTGCGCTTCGGCGACGGGCTTTCGCCCCGCGACATCGGCTATGTGCCGCAGCTGCAGGCGCCAAAGCGCGATTTTCCCGCAAGCGTCTTTGAGGTGACGCTCTCAGGGCGACTGGGCCGTCTGGGACTGCGCCCCTTTTACGGTGCGGCCGACCGCGCGGCTGCCGACCTCAATCTGGAACGCATGGGCGTGCTGCCGCTTCGCGCGAAGGCCTTCCGCGACCTCTCGGGAGGCCAGCAGCA